From the Candidatus Obscuribacterales bacterium genome, the window CTCAAGTAAAAGTGCTCTTCCTCAAAAGCCTTCCCCTCTCGCCACCCATAACGCCGAACGCGAATTCCACTGCGGGGTTGGCACCACTGCGGCGCCAGCGTTGGCAGATGTTGAAACACATCGACCTGCCGATGAACGCGCCGACCATGACTGGTGTCCTGTTCCGCAAAGGTACTATCGGGCTGGGTTGTGTCGGCATGGGTTTGTAGATGAGCCAAGAGTTTCGGTTGATTCCCTTTCACCCCCACGAGATAGTCATTCCCCGCAGCCACAATCAACTGAATTGTTTTTTTTGAGTATGAAGAGCATCCAACGTCAACACGACATTACTCAACTGCAACGTCTCAAGCAAATACTGCACCACCTTTTGTTCACTGTCAGCTTTGTTCTCAAACTGTTGCAGAGCAACGACAACACCTTGATGGTGACTGTAGACGGAGACTAAGCTGACAAAATTTTGACCGGCATTGTCAAAGTTGGAGACCGTGCCTTTGATGCTCTTACCATCAATGCTCAACCATTCACCCGGTGCAATCTCGACCGATTGGCTCATCCAACGGTGAAAGAGGTCAACCAGATGGATGAAATCGAGTTTCTGGAGAATGCGGCGATAGGTCGTGTCGGAGGGAGCTCGACCGCCATCAAGTCCGAGTTGGTGCGCGAGGGCGGGGTAATGACGTTGACCAAAGGCTTCGAGGGCGAGATAGGAGTGGCAGCCACTGAGGATGCCCATAATGAGCAGCAGTAGAAGCACCCAAAGGGGATACTGGCGACCCCTGGAAGTGCGGAAGTCAGGGACTTGTTGGAGATAGGTTAATAAGCTGGTACTCATCAGCAGGGTGTAATGATGTTGTAGAGTCCAGGATAAACTTTCTCTCCTCAATGAATAATCCCTGCCCCGCAGGGGGGAGGTGGGTCAACAGTCAGCAGTGCGAGTAACGGTCAAACAAGAAAGTCTCACGGCCCCACAACTCTGACATTATGATGAAAAGGCTTGATCTCGGTCAGGCCTTTTCATCATTCTGATGGCATCTTCATTTTTAGGATTAGCAGCGGGATATGGCGATCTTGACCCTCGATCAACGCAATTACTACTATGTGCTAGAGGCCGAGCGCACGGGGATTCACAAGTCGATTTTGGCGGCGTTGGATCAGGTACACCAGTCGCCCCCCCTCGAAGACGA encodes:
- a CDS encoding ISAs1 family transposase, which translates into the protein MAAGNDYLVGVKGNQPKLLAHLQTHADTTQPDSTFAEQDTSHGRRVHRQVDVFQHLPTLAPQWCQPRSGIRVRRYGWREGKAFEEEHFYLSSLALSAQDFAQGIRGHWSIENSLHWVKDVVLREDAAPDRQHNCATNWSVLRNMALNLCRSHGFASLTQAIRAWAHDLKSLLALFSE
- a CDS encoding ISAs1 family transposase, translating into MSTSLLTYLQQVPDFRTSRGRQYPLWVLLLLLIMGILSGCHSYLALEAFGQRHYPALAHQLGLDGGRAPSDTTYRRILQKLDFIHLVDLFHRWMSQSVEIAPGEWLSIDGKSIKGTVSNFDNAGQNFVSLVSVYSHHQGVVVALQQFENKADSEQKVVQYLLETLQLSNVVLTLDALHTQKKQFS